A genomic window from Camelus ferus isolate YT-003-E chromosome X, BCGSAC_Cfer_1.0, whole genome shotgun sequence includes:
- the LUZP4 gene encoding leucine zipper protein 4 translates to MFLGERIAPDNTLSLCREYEIITLRKITDTSTEERKTGTENHKKNYLISGQQSNAEEHHWERGHSRFRNNDEERNGIKSNQELFGFKFGQSPLNRQPLIKQDKCNDNSKAQGERNQHQLEGSKSQSEKNRYYSERSRGQSERYRGRAERSHHQSEGFHGQSERNRGQVERSRSYTERSHGQSGRSCGHSKRFYGRSERSPDHLKRSHVLAKRSYGQSRRFYGQSERSHDQSRRYRSYSPVGIESEFDR, encoded by the exons ATGTTCCTGGGAGAGAGAATAGCCCCCGACAATACTCTCAGCTTGTGCCGCGAGT ATGAAATTATAACTCTTAGAAAGATAACAGATACAagcactgaagaaagaaagactgGGACAGAGaaccataaaaaaaattacttaatttcagGACAGCAATCAAATGCTGAAGAGCATCACTGGGAGAGAG gaCATTCAAGATTCAGAAACAATGATGAGGAAAGAAATGGTATAAAATCAAACCAAGAACTTTTTGGATTCAAGTTTGGACAAAGCCCTTTAAACAGGCAACCTTTAATTAAGCAG GATAAGTGCAATGACAATTCTAAGGCCCAAGGAGAGAGAAACCAACACCAATTGGAAGGATCTAAAAGCCAATCAGAAAAAAATCGGTACTATTCAGAGAGATCTCGAGGCCAATCAGAGAGATATCGTGGCCGAGCAGAGAGATCTCATCACCAATCAGAGGGATTTCATGGTCAATCAGAGAGAAATCGTGGCCAAGTAGAGAGATCTCGTAGCTACACAGAAAGATCTCATGGCCAATCAGGGAGATCTTGTGGCCACTCTAAGAGATTTTATGGTCGCTCAGAGAGATCTCCTGACCATTTAAAGAGATCTCATGTCCTAGCAAAGAGATCTTATGGCCAATCAAGGAGATTTTATGGTCAATCAGAGAGATCTCATGACCAATCAAGGAGATATCGAAGCTACTCACCAGTAGGAATTGAGTCTGAATTTGACAGGtaa